The following DNA comes from Enterocloster bolteae.
GAAAATGAAATAATTAGGATAAGCGTTTGAATATAAAAATAAATGGTAAGATGTTCAGATGTTAAGATAACACCAATGAAGTGGTGGGAAACAGACAAAGGGTATAACGGAATGTATTCCTAATGTACCTGGTTGGTGAGTCTGCTATTGTCTGGTAGTTCTAATATAGCATCCGTGACTTGGAGAAGCAGGTATAAAAACATTTTTACAAACCCTGCAAAAAAATATTTTCTCAAACCCGCAGAAAATCTGCACCATCAAAGGATTCTGTGCTACAATCAGACTGTAAAAAAGAGGAAGAGGGCATGACGGTGATTGAATTCTTAAAAGAGGAAAAGATAAACAGCAGCTTAATTGAAGGAATTATGGAATTCAGGGCTTCCCATCCTGTCAGGGAGGAGGACCGGGGCAGGATACCCGTGCCCAGGTACCTGTATTATGGAAGGGACGTATGGGAGCAGGCCGTTGCAGCTCTTTTGTGCGGACAGAATCTGCTTCTCACAGGGCCGAAGGCAACGGGAAAGAACATACTGGCCCAGAATCTGGCGGCAGCGTTTGGCAGGCCGGTTTGGGACATCTCCCTTCACGTTAACATGGATGCGTCCGGTCTGATAGGAACAGATACATTTGAAAACGGAGCCGTTGTGTTCCGTCCGGGACCGGTGTACCGCTGCGGAATCAGCGGGGGTTTTGGAGTACTGGATGAAATCAACATGGCCAGAAATGAGGCACTGGCCGTGCTCCATGGAATTCTGGATTTCAGGCGGACCATAGATGTGCCGGGCTACGATGTGGTGCGTATGGACGAGGGAACCCGGTTCATCGCCACCATGAACTACGGGTATGCAGGAACCAGGGAGTTAAATGAGGCCCTGACCTCCAGATTTTCCTGTCTGCAGATGCCGGCTATAACCGGGGAAAACCTGGAAAAGCTCATAGACCGGGAGTATCCCGGCCTTAAGAGGACATATGCCAGGCAGTTTGTCCAGCTGTTCCTGGATATAGAGAGAAAATGCCAAAGCGCCCAGCTCTCCACCCGCCCCCTGGACCTCAGGGGACTGTTAGATGCTGTCCGGCTCATGGAGCGGGGGCTGGATGCGGGAGCCGCCCTGGATATGGGACTTACCAACAAGTCCTTTGACCCCTATGAACAGACCCTGGTCCGGGATTTAATCAGGGCAAGGATTCCTAAAAAACTGGAAAGGGAGAAGCTGTTTGCAGACTGATATTAAAATGCAGGAATATGACGGGGAGGAGCGGCGGGCCCTCAACATGATATGGACTGCGGCAAAGGACCACTCCTTCCGGCCGGAATTCATGGCTTTTGACCGGTACGGAAGGGCAGACCTTTATCTCAACAGTATTATCGGTTATGTCCACAGATGGTATGACGGCGGGAAAGTGTCGGAAATGTTCGGGGCATTTCAGGGCACGGCGCTCCAGGATATCTATGATACCATATTCTGGCTTGGCCTGGAGTGCGGCGCCTATGAGAAGGAGCGGGAAGGGCGGCCTGGGTTGGAGGAGCTGCGCAGGGAATACTGGGCCCAGGTATTGGAGGAATCCAAATGGTCGGCTCAGGAAAAGCTGGTCCAGTCCCTTCAGACGGGCTGGGGCAGGATGGTTCTGGGAGAGAAGCCCGGGGTGACGCCCTGGGAGCGGGGGATTTTGTCCGGCCTGTCCTTTGACGGGTCTGCCGACACCGATGAAATCATGGAGCGCGTTTCCGGCATACTGTGGGAATATTTCCGGTTTGACTGCCGTTCAGAACAAAAGAGAAAAGAAAACAGAAAACGGATTAAAAGCATAATTAGGCCCTTCCGCTTTGTCCGGCCTGCCCACGGCGTGATTGTCAGGAATACACTGAATGAGCATGGACAGGATTCCACTGAATCCGGTGATGACCAATGTGAAAAATCCGGAAAGGCCCATAAAAAGCCTTCTGATGCAGCCAAGGGCTTTTGCTTCTGGCTGGAGGCATCCTCGAAACGGAGGGAGGAGGCGGTCCGCTCCTATATAGATGCCTGCTATGGTATTTCCATGTATGCAGAGCAGCAGAATCAGGCTATCTGCCATATGCTCTGCACGGGATGCCACAGCACATGCAGCCTCCATTTTACAAGGGGAGAGAAATTCCTGCAGGTCCCGGACCGCGGGGAATCGGCCAGACAGCTGTGGGAGGCGCGGCAGCAGAGAAAAAAGAACAGGGAACAGTTTGAAGCCAACAGGCCGGAGTATGAGAACAGCATACGGCGCCTGATGGAACGGATTCAGAATACCCTTCTGGTGGATTTGCAGCCTGTACCCGAAAAAAGCCGGCAGGGAAAAATGATGGGGGAGGCAGTCTGGCGGGCTGTGTATCTGGAAGATGACCGTGTGTTTTTGAAAAATTCAGAGGAAGAACGGCAGAATGTTTCCGTGGATTTGATGCTGGACGCGTCTGCGTCACGGATGGGGCATGAAGCCGTTATAGCGGCGCAGGGATATGTGATTGCCGAGAGCCTTACCCGCTGCGGGATACCGGTCCAGGTGTATTCCTTTTCCACCATTCAGAATTACACGGTGATGCGCCTGTTTCGCGGATATGAGGAGAAGGAGAAAAACAGAGGAATTCTTGACTATGTGGCAGCCGGATGGAACCGGGATGGTCTGGCCCTCAGGGCAGCGGGCCATCTGGCGGGACAGTCCTCCTGCGAGAAACGCCTGCTCATTGTGCTGACAGATGCCAGCCCCAATGACGAACAAAGGATGGCTCCTGTTTCGGGTGCTGTGCGGGGGAAGGAGTATTCGGGGGATGTAGGCATTGAGGACGCGGCCATGGAGGTGCGGCAGCTTAAAAAGCAGGGAATCAGGGTCATGGCTGTATTCTACGGCCTGGACAGCGACCTGGAAGGCGCCAGGAAGATTTACGGAAGCGGTTTTGTCAGGATCAAGGAGATGGGGCAGCTTGCGGATACGGTTGGAAATTTGCTGACCAGCCAGCTGCGGTCCGGCCGGTAGCAGCAGAATCATAAGGAGGGGATATCCCGGAGCCGGACAGGCTTTCAGGATATCCCTGTTTTTCTCCATTATGGTATGACAAGAACCTGCCCCACGTAAATCAGGTTGGGGTTTGCTATTGCGTTGGTAAATACCAGATCTGATACGCTGGTGCCAAAACGGTCTGCAATGGCCCAGAGGGTGTCGCCGCTTTTCACCCGGTATATGATGGCGCCGGGAATATCCGGAATCTCCAGAATCTGTCCCCTGTAAATTATATTCGGATTGGAGATATGGTTTAATGCAGCCAGCCGGTCCACGGTGGTGCCGAATCGTTTGGAGATGCTCCATAGGGTATCGCCGCCCTGCACCTTATAGGTGAGAAGGACTCCTATATCGCCGGGATTTGGTTCAGGCTGGGGTGTCCGGGAGATAATAAACATGGAATCCTTAAAGAAATCCATGTCCACATCGCCGTTTACTCCCGGTACCCGTCCCCTGTCCGAGTACTGGAAACCGTCCCAGGAATCCCATGGGCCCGTGCTCTCAGGCTGGTTTACATCGTAGTCAGCCACCCACAGGGGGTAGGAGGAAAAGTCACTGCTCCACAGGTAGGCGGCGTTGTAGGAGTCTGTATATAGGGCTGGATCATATCCCAGGAGGCTGCCCAGGGTTTCCATGAAAGACAGTCCGATGGCATTGATTTCCTGGGTGCTCAGACCTGGGAACGATTCAAAATCCATGGCCGGGCAGCAGTCAATCTGCTTGTCCCGTATCAGGGAATAGAAAAATTCTGCCTGCTGCCTGGCCTGGAAGGTGTCGGCGGCAGTCACATAGTGATAGTATCCGATGTTCAGGCCTGCATCCAGGGCTTTCTCATAGTTGGACTGGAAATAGGGATCCACATATTCCAATCCCACACCGGCCCGTAGATAGACCACCTGGATACCGGCAGCCCGGACAGCCTGGAAATCAATATCGCCCTGCCAGCTGCTGACATCCATGCCCTGGTACAGGCGGGAAGCCGCAAATGCAGGAGAGCACATGAAGCACACGGCAAAGATAAGGGACAGGATGATACCTGCTGCGCCCCGTAAATGTTTCATTGTCAATCCTCCTTAAAGGTAGAGTGTTAATCGGTACAATATACTATATGAAGAAATGAAAACAGCGGTGACAGGCCAGGGGGAATGTGCTAGAATGAAGGCAGCAATACGTGGAAAGGAAGATAATAATGAAAGAAAATAAATATGACAATGATATATTTTTTGAAAAGTACAGTCAGATGGAGCGTTCTAAAAAAGGACTGTCCGGAGCAGGAGAGTGGGAGACGCTTAAGGCGCTGCTGCCTGATTTTCAGGGACAGCGCCTTCTGGATCTGGGCTGCGGTTATGGCTGGCACTGTATCTATGCCATGGAACACGGAGCGGTTTCTGCCGTGGGTGTGGATATTTCCGGTAAGATGCTGGAGGTGGCCAGGGAAAAGACCGAGGATTCCAGGGTACGGTATGTGGAGTGTGCCATGGAGGACATTGATTTCCCGGATGAATCCTTTGACGTGGTGCTCAGCTCCCTGGCATTTCACTATGTGGAAAGCTTCAGCCAGGTGGTGGATAAAGTGAGGGATTCGCTGGCTCCCGGTGGATATTTCGTGTTTTCCGTGGAGCATCCCGTATTTACTGCCTACGGAAGCCAGGATTGGTACTACGATGAAAATGGAAACATCCTCCATTTTCCTGTGGATAATTATTACTATGAGGGGAAGCGCAAGGCTGTGTTCCTGGGAGAAGAAGTGGTTAAGTACCACAGAACCCTGACCACTTACCTCAATACCCTTCTGACCCATGGCTTTGAACTCAGCCAGGTGGTGGAGCCGCAGCCGCCGGATAGTATGCTTCATATTCCCGGTATGCTGGATGAAATGCGAAGACCCATGATGCTGATTGTGTCGGCCAGGAAACGTTCCTGACAGGGACGTCAGGGGCCTCCGGTTTAAAACTGAGATAAGGAGTATATCAATGAAATCACTTGTAATAGCAGAAAAGCCTTCTGTTGCCCGGGACATTGCCCGGGTTCTTAAGTGCGGGAAAAATATAAACGGCGCCATTGAAGGGGATCGTTACGTGGTAACCTGGGGGCTGGGCCATCTGGTGACCCTGGCTGACCCCGAGGATTACGATAAGAAGTACAAGGAATGGAAGATGGAGGACCTTCCCATGATGCCTGAGGTATTTAAACTTGAGGTCATCAAGCAGACCTCAAAGCAGTACCAGGCTGTGAAAACCCAGATTTACCGGGGGGATGTGGGGGACATTATCATTGCCACGGATGCAGGAAGGGAAGGAGAGCTGGTGGCCCGGCTGATTCTGAAAAAGACAGGGTGCAATAAACCTATCCGGCGTCTGTGGATATCATCCGTGACTGATAAGGCTATCAGGGAGGGATTTGCCAACCTGAAGGACGGAAGGGAATACAATAACCTGTATGACGCAGCCATGTGCAGGGCAGAGGCGGACTGGCTGGTGGGCATCAACGCCACCAGGGCCCTGACCTGCAAATACAATGCCCAGCTTTCCTGCGGCCGTGTCCAGACCCCGACTCTGGCCATGATAGCAAAACGGGAGGCGCAGATACGCGCGTTTGTGCCCCAGCCATACTTTGGGCTTCAGGCCAGAAAGGACGGGCTGGTCCTTACATGGCAGGATGCAGGGACAGGCAGCCACCGTTCCTTTGACCGCGGCCGGATGGAGGGACTGGCTCAGGAGCTTAAGGGGGAGACGGCTGTTGTGGCTGAGGTAAAGCGGACGCCTAAAAAGACGCAGCCGCCCCTTCTCTATGACCTGACGGAGCTGCAGCGGGATGCCAATAAGCGGTTTAATTATTCTGCCAAGGATACGCTGAACATTATGCAGCGCCTCTATGAGAACCATAAAGTCCTGACCTATCCCAGAACCGATTCCAGGTATCTGAGCGCGGATATTGTCCCCACCCTTAAGGAGCGTCTGAAGGCGTGTTCCGTCGGCCCCTATAAGATGCTGGCCGGAAGGCTGGTGAACCAGCCCCTGCCGGCGAAACCATTTTTTGTGGACAACAGCAAAGTTTCCGACCATCATGCCATCATTCCCACGGAACAGTATGTGCAGATGGACCATATGACCATTGATGAACGCCGGATTTATGATTTGGTGGTGCGCAGGTTCCTGGCTGTTTTGTATCCACCCTTTGAATATGACGAGACCAGCCTGGAAGCAAATATCCGGGGCCAGCGGTTCATTGCAAAGGGAAGGATAGTAAAGGGCCAGGGCTGGAAGGCTGCTTATGACACGGCTGTGGATGACGGGGAAGAGGAGGATGAGCCGGAGGTAAAGGACCAGCAGCTGCCGGATCTGAAAAAGGGGGATGTGTTACATGGCCTGTCCCTTAAGATGACAGAGGGTAAGACAAAACCGCCTGCCCCGTTTAATGAAGCAACCCTGCTCTCCGCCATGGAAAATCCTGTGGCGTACATGGAAACAAAGGATAAGGCCATGGCAAAGACCTTGGGGGAGACCGGCGGTCTGGGAACCGTTGCCACCAGGGCGGATATAATAGAAAAACTGTTTTCCAGCTTTCTGCTTGAAAAGCGGGGCAAGGATATCTGCCTCACGTCCAAGGCCAGACAGCTCCTGGAGCTGGTGCCTGAGGACCTGAAGAAGCCGGAGCTGACAGCGGACTGGGAGATGAAGCTGTCGGGCATTGCAAAGGGAAGCCTGAAAAGAGGCGCGTTCATGAAGGACATCAGAGGATATTCCCAGGAACTGATCCGCCAGATTAAGACAGGTGAGGGTTCGTTCCGCCATGACAACCTGACCAACACAAAGTGCCCGGTGTGCGGAAAGCGGATGCTGGCTGTAAAGGGAAAGAATACGGAGATGCTGGTGTGCCAGGACCGGGAATGCGGCCACCGGGAGGTCATTTCACGCACCTCCAATGCCAGATGCCCTGTCTGCCATAAAAAGATGGAGCTTAAGGGCAAGGGGGATGCCCAGATATTTGTGTGCAGGTGCGGTCATAAGGAGAAGCTGAAGGCCTTTGAGGAGCGCAGGAAAAAGGAAGGCGCCGGAGTGACCAAAAAGGACGTGGCCCGATACCTGAACCAGCAGAAAAAGGAAGCAGAGGAGCCTGTCAACAATGCATTTGCCAAGGCGCTGGCAGGGCTCAATCTGAAGGATAAGGGCTGATGGAAAAGCGACGGTAAAATGATTGTAAAATAAAAAAATTCTTGACAAGAAAGTTAGCTGATGCTAATCTATATATGCAGTTAGGGATATCTAATTCCTGTGGGGAACAGGAAACAGAGGCGCCTGGCTGCATATTTTAGAAAATGTGGGTTAGCTTTAACTTACTTAAGAAATAGAGCTGAAGCAACGTCTAAAGGGCAGAAGCAATGCCTGACAGCAAAGTAAAGGAGCTGAGTGATATGCCGTGGAAACAAAGAGAGGAGTCCGGCACGTGGCAGAAGGAGCGGGTCATCCAGGAACTGAGGAGCCAGGGGAAACGTATGACAAAACAGCGTATGATCCTTCTGGATGTCATACTGAGCGGAAAGTGGAACTGCTGTAAAGAAATATATTACGAGGCGGCTAAGCGCGATGCGGCCATTGGTATGGCAACCGTGTACCGCATGGTATCTACTCTGGAAGAAATCGGCGTATTCAGCAGATGCTACCGCTACAGCCTGCCGGACCGTCCCTGCGTGGAGGAACAGGCCGGGGATTGGATGGATTAGATACAGAACAATACATATGGCAGAGGAGACATGCACGGTCAGGCGCATGATTCCTCTGTCTTTTTTGTCCGACATAAATGAAGAAATATATAAAAAGACGGGAATGGCTTGACATTCAACCTTATTCAACCCCTACAATAAACCTGTAAGGAGGTGTGTATATGACAATCAAAGAGGTAGAGACCCTGACTGGAATCACAAAAGCCAATATCAGGTTTTACGAGAAGGAAGGTCTTTTAGCTCCGGGCCGGAGTTCCAATAATTACAGGGAGTACAGTGAGGATGATGTGGAACATCTGAGAAAGATACGAATTTTCCGCATCATGGGATTTTCAGTGGCCCAGATTCGCCAGCTGGCAGACCAGCCTCAGAGGGCAGCGGTTCTCATGGAAGCGCGGGCAGGACAGATACAAAAGGAAGTTAAGGAGCTGGAGCGCGTCAGACAAGTGTGTCTGGAGGTCAGGGATTCAGGGTGGAGGTTTGACACACTGGACCCGCAGCTGCTGGAAATGAAACTGGAATGGGAAAAGAAAGGAAAGGATATCATGAAAAAGGACAGGATTGACAGGCTGTGCAAGGCAAGGGATATGGCATACTTATTTTGTTTTCTGTGCATTGTATCCATGATTATGTTTCCAATTAACCAGGTTTTGGGAATAAGACTGCCGGAGAAATTCATTCAGATCTGGCGCCTTGTCATAACCATTTCACCGTTTCCGGCTCTGCTCCTGGGAGCTGCCGCAGCGGGAAAGGCGCGCTGGCAGGTGCCTGATTTGAACCGGATTCTGCCGGACAGCGGAAAGCCGTTTATGAAAAAGGAGAGGGACAGGGGGAAGCTGTATGAAAGAGTCTGCTTTCTGAACCAGATCGGGCTCACCTCTCTGGTACTAATTCCCTTGAATAAGGCGCTGGGTATTCAGCTGCCCTTGTGGGTGACATGTGGATGGATGGCTGTGATAGCAGGTCTGGCCATAGCTGTTATGGTGCTTAAAAACAGAGGGTAGGGTGAAACAGGACGGCTTTTCAGATGGCTTTGCCCCATAAAAGCATGGTTGCGTGAAACCGGAAAAGGGTGGTATACTGTCTGTTAGAACTATTTAT
Coding sequences within:
- a CDS encoding AAA family ATPase, which encodes MTVIEFLKEEKINSSLIEGIMEFRASHPVREEDRGRIPVPRYLYYGRDVWEQAVAALLCGQNLLLTGPKATGKNILAQNLAAAFGRPVWDISLHVNMDASGLIGTDTFENGAVVFRPGPVYRCGISGGFGVLDEINMARNEALAVLHGILDFRRTIDVPGYDVVRMDEGTRFIATMNYGYAGTRELNEALTSRFSCLQMPAITGENLEKLIDREYPGLKRTYARQFVQLFLDIERKCQSAQLSTRPLDLRGLLDAVRLMERGLDAGAALDMGLTNKSFDPYEQTLVRDLIRARIPKKLEREKLFAD
- a CDS encoding cobaltochelatase CobT-related protein → MQTDIKMQEYDGEERRALNMIWTAAKDHSFRPEFMAFDRYGRADLYLNSIIGYVHRWYDGGKVSEMFGAFQGTALQDIYDTIFWLGLECGAYEKEREGRPGLEELRREYWAQVLEESKWSAQEKLVQSLQTGWGRMVLGEKPGVTPWERGILSGLSFDGSADTDEIMERVSGILWEYFRFDCRSEQKRKENRKRIKSIIRPFRFVRPAHGVIVRNTLNEHGQDSTESGDDQCEKSGKAHKKPSDAAKGFCFWLEASSKRREEAVRSYIDACYGISMYAEQQNQAICHMLCTGCHSTCSLHFTRGEKFLQVPDRGESARQLWEARQQRKKNREQFEANRPEYENSIRRLMERIQNTLLVDLQPVPEKSRQGKMMGEAVWRAVYLEDDRVFLKNSEEERQNVSVDLMLDASASRMGHEAVIAAQGYVIAESLTRCGIPVQVYSFSTIQNYTVMRLFRGYEEKEKNRGILDYVAAGWNRDGLALRAAGHLAGQSSCEKRLLIVLTDASPNDEQRMAPVSGAVRGKEYSGDVGIEDAAMEVRQLKKQGIRVMAVFYGLDSDLEGARKIYGSGFVRIKEMGQLADTVGNLLTSQLRSGR
- a CDS encoding GH25 family lysozyme, with translation MKHLRGAAGIILSLIFAVCFMCSPAFAASRLYQGMDVSSWQGDIDFQAVRAAGIQVVYLRAGVGLEYVDPYFQSNYEKALDAGLNIGYYHYVTAADTFQARQQAEFFYSLIRDKQIDCCPAMDFESFPGLSTQEINAIGLSFMETLGSLLGYDPALYTDSYNAAYLWSSDFSSYPLWVADYDVNQPESTGPWDSWDGFQYSDRGRVPGVNGDVDMDFFKDSMFIISRTPQPEPNPGDIGVLLTYKVQGGDTLWSISKRFGTTVDRLAALNHISNPNIIYRGQILEIPDIPGAIIYRVKSGDTLWAIADRFGTSVSDLVFTNAIANPNLIYVGQVLVIP
- a CDS encoding class I SAM-dependent methyltransferase, with translation MKENKYDNDIFFEKYSQMERSKKGLSGAGEWETLKALLPDFQGQRLLDLGCGYGWHCIYAMEHGAVSAVGVDISGKMLEVAREKTEDSRVRYVECAMEDIDFPDESFDVVLSSLAFHYVESFSQVVDKVRDSLAPGGYFVFSVEHPVFTAYGSQDWYYDENGNILHFPVDNYYYEGKRKAVFLGEEVVKYHRTLTTYLNTLLTHGFELSQVVEPQPPDSMLHIPGMLDEMRRPMMLIVSARKRS
- a CDS encoding DNA topoisomerase III, whose protein sequence is MKSLVIAEKPSVARDIARVLKCGKNINGAIEGDRYVVTWGLGHLVTLADPEDYDKKYKEWKMEDLPMMPEVFKLEVIKQTSKQYQAVKTQIYRGDVGDIIIATDAGREGELVARLILKKTGCNKPIRRLWISSVTDKAIREGFANLKDGREYNNLYDAAMCRAEADWLVGINATRALTCKYNAQLSCGRVQTPTLAMIAKREAQIRAFVPQPYFGLQARKDGLVLTWQDAGTGSHRSFDRGRMEGLAQELKGETAVVAEVKRTPKKTQPPLLYDLTELQRDANKRFNYSAKDTLNIMQRLYENHKVLTYPRTDSRYLSADIVPTLKERLKACSVGPYKMLAGRLVNQPLPAKPFFVDNSKVSDHHAIIPTEQYVQMDHMTIDERRIYDLVVRRFLAVLYPPFEYDETSLEANIRGQRFIAKGRIVKGQGWKAAYDTAVDDGEEEDEPEVKDQQLPDLKKGDVLHGLSLKMTEGKTKPPAPFNEATLLSAMENPVAYMETKDKAMAKTLGETGGLGTVATRADIIEKLFSSFLLEKRGKDICLTSKARQLLELVPEDLKKPELTADWEMKLSGIAKGSLKRGAFMKDIRGYSQELIRQIKTGEGSFRHDNLTNTKCPVCGKRMLAVKGKNTEMLVCQDRECGHREVISRTSNARCPVCHKKMELKGKGDAQIFVCRCGHKEKLKAFEERRKKEGAGVTKKDVARYLNQQKKEAEEPVNNAFAKALAGLNLKDKG
- a CDS encoding transcriptional repressor, encoding MPWKQREESGTWQKERVIQELRSQGKRMTKQRMILLDVILSGKWNCCKEIYYEAAKRDAAIGMATVYRMVSTLEEIGVFSRCYRYSLPDRPCVEEQAGDWMD
- a CDS encoding MerR family transcriptional regulator, translating into MTIKEVETLTGITKANIRFYEKEGLLAPGRSSNNYREYSEDDVEHLRKIRIFRIMGFSVAQIRQLADQPQRAAVLMEARAGQIQKEVKELERVRQVCLEVRDSGWRFDTLDPQLLEMKLEWEKKGKDIMKKDRIDRLCKARDMAYLFCFLCIVSMIMFPINQVLGIRLPEKFIQIWRLVITISPFPALLLGAAAAGKARWQVPDLNRILPDSGKPFMKKERDRGKLYERVCFLNQIGLTSLVLIPLNKALGIQLPLWVTCGWMAVIAGLAIAVMVLKNRG